A section of the Choristoneura fumiferana chromosome 5, NRCan_CFum_1, whole genome shotgun sequence genome encodes:
- the LOC141428427 gene encoding LOW QUALITY PROTEIN: uncharacterized protein (The sequence of the model RefSeq protein was modified relative to this genomic sequence to represent the inferred CDS: deleted 1 base in 1 codon), with the protein MKTKSFLLFSTSVFATSLFLIVFHSQQPQSIQNIVTQTHQHIKDFQVNLSPQDNLRDVEENHLVAEERYFRLLGLDGHTELWHNTTVPAIVTYARGDDHAMAVSFVRAAAKLPYTVLLYNLGLKPHSLALVSSYCNSSKCAIIELDLEVFPSHVSDESITAFRPLIIQHALCRVGGVVFAESDQRWAGGARALAALWARAARGGVLAWARRAAVTSLTHPRMFSYLQAAQDDFLFVQMLEPARLLLADTPAVRDLMRVWVQCALTIDCIMPIGAQSGGCRFDKKPQYRYSGCHGQDASALSIILGLRSGFEEGSYVVRDAGGAGAARGWRREPAAAARRAWAALQRNATDDARTDRSADPPPP; encoded by the exons ATGAAAACTAAGAGTTTCCTGCTGTTCTCGACTTCGGTGTTCGCGACGAGCCTGTTCCTCATCGTGTTCCACTCGCAGCAGCCGCAGTCCATCCAGAACATCGTCACGCAGACGCACCAACACATCAAGGACTTTCAG GTGAACTTGTCGCCACAGGACAACCTTCGGGATGTGGAGGAGAACCACCTGGTTGCCGAGGAGCGCTACTTCCGGCTGTTGGGGCTGGATGGCCACACAGAGCTCTGGCACAACACAACAGTGCCTGCCATTGTCACATATGCGCGAGGAGACGATCATGCCATGGCTGTCAGCTTTGTAAGAGCAGCGGCCAAGCTGCCGTACACTGTGCTACTGTACAATCTAGGATTAAAACCACACTCATTGGCTCTG GTGTCGTCGTACTGCAACTCTTCGAAGTGCGCCATCATCGAGTTGGACCTGGAGGTGTTCCCGTCGCACGTCAGTGATGAGAGCATCACCGCGTTCCGGCCGCTCATCATTCAG CACGCGTTGTGCCGCGTGGGCGGCGTGGTGTTCGCGGAGAGCGACCAGCGGTGGGCGGGCGGGGCGCGCGCGCTGGCGGCGCTgtgggcgcgggcggcgcgcggcggcgtgcTGGCgtgggcgcggcgcgcggcggtcACGTCGCTGACGCACCCGCGCATGTTCAGCTACCTGCAGGCGGCGCAGGACGACTTCCTGTTCGTGCAGATGCTGGAGCCGGCGCGGCTGCTGCTGGCCGACACGCCCGCCGTGCGAGACCTCATGCGCGTCTGGGTGCAGTGCGCGCTCACCATCGACTGCATCATGCCCATAG GCGCGCAGTCGGGCGGGTGCCGTTTCGACAAGAAGCCGCAGTACCGGTACTCGGGCTGCCACGGACAGGACGCGTCCGCGCTCAGCATCATCCTGGGGCTGCGGTCGGGCTTCGAGGAGGGCTCGTACGTGGTGCGCgacgcggggggcgcgggggcggcgcgg ggcTGGCGGCGcgagccggcggcggcggcgcggcgcgcgtggGCGGCGCTGCAGCGGAACGCCACCGACGACGCGCGCACCGACCGCAGCGCCGACCCGCCGCCGCCCTGA